Proteins from one Vibrio pomeroyi genomic window:
- the msrB gene encoding peptide-methionine (R)-S-oxide reductase MsrB, translating into MNKLSKILVSLVVALPLISLFVSQTGTANTMDKTANSGKSEIATLAGGCFWCTESDLEKLKGVTDVISGYSGGELENPTYKQVSSGKSGHIEVINVTYNPDVVSYEQVLDQFFRHIDPTDDKGSFVDRGPQYRPAIFYHNQEQKDVAQNFMMEIDKAQIFGEPLKTELIEFEKFWTAEDYHQDYYKKSKVRYNYYRYASGRDQYLDKIFGNDRKDNPQTLRQIIDGKNATANAKTYVKPSDAEIKAKLTALQYDVTQDDATERPFDNKYWDNKQEGIYVDIVTGEPLFSSKDKYKSGTGWPSFTQPISEAYVVTTTDYKLLYPRTEVRSKFGDSHLGHVFKDGPKPTGLRYCMNSAAMRFIPADKLAEEGYEEYVEMFEG; encoded by the coding sequence ATGAATAAATTATCTAAAATATTGGTATCACTCGTGGTTGCGCTACCACTGATTTCGCTGTTTGTGAGCCAGACTGGCACTGCCAATACAATGGATAAAACGGCTAATTCAGGTAAAAGTGAAATCGCGACACTGGCTGGTGGTTGTTTTTGGTGTACGGAGTCCGATCTAGAGAAGCTAAAAGGTGTCACCGACGTTATCTCTGGATATTCTGGTGGCGAGTTAGAAAACCCAACCTATAAACAGGTCTCTTCAGGCAAGTCTGGTCACATAGAAGTGATCAACGTGACCTATAACCCTGATGTTGTTAGCTACGAGCAGGTTCTTGACCAATTCTTCCGACACATCGACCCAACCGATGACAAAGGATCATTCGTAGACAGAGGCCCTCAATATCGACCTGCTATCTTCTATCATAACCAAGAGCAAAAAGATGTCGCTCAAAACTTCATGATGGAAATCGACAAGGCTCAGATCTTTGGTGAACCACTTAAGACAGAACTGATTGAGTTTGAGAAGTTTTGGACAGCAGAAGATTATCACCAAGATTACTACAAGAAGAGCAAGGTTCGTTATAACTACTACCGCTACGCATCAGGTCGTGATCAGTACTTAGATAAAATCTTCGGGAACGATAGAAAGGACAACCCACAAACACTCCGTCAGATCATCGATGGTAAGAATGCGACAGCCAATGCTAAAACCTACGTTAAGCCATCTGATGCGGAGATCAAAGCCAAGCTAACTGCACTTCAATACGATGTAACGCAAGATGACGCGACAGAACGCCCGTTTGATAACAAATACTGGGATAACAAACAGGAAGGTATCTATGTCGACATCGTTACTGGTGAGCCGCTGTTCTCTTCAAAAGACAAATACAAATCAGGTACAGGTTGGCCGAGCTTCACACAGCCAATCAGTGAGGCTTATGTCGTAACCACTACTGACTACAAGTTGCTGTACCCAAGAACAGAGGTCCGCAGTAAATTTGGTGATTCTCACCTAGGTCACGTATTTAAAGATGGCCCTAAACCGACAGGTTTGCGTTATTGCATGAACTCAGCCGCAATGCGTTTTATCCCTGCGGATAAATTAGCAGAAGAAGGCTACGAAGAATACGTTGAGATGTTTGAGGGCTAA
- a CDS encoding mannose-1-phosphate guanylyltransferase/mannose-6-phosphate isomerase, whose amino-acid sequence MILPVILAGGSGSRLWPLSRELYPKQFLNIAGEQSMLQQTLLRLQGLEAHLSDTECAAPFIICNEEHRFIAAEQARSANIEHSGILLEPVGRNTAPAIALAALQALSHSNSNQQNKSDPILLVLAADHHIAKTTEFQQTVARGVEYAKQGKLVTFGITPNAPETGYGYIKQREPLSQSAYTIECFVEKPDLATAEQYIDSGQYLWNSGMFMFRASRYLEELAEHRPEILAACKLALAKQNTDLDFIRIDAEAFKSSPSDSIDYAVMEKTSHAAVIPMDVGWNDIGSWSAIWDVSDKDEHNNVIEGDVLTVDSQHNYIHAENKLVATVGVENLIIVETKDAILVANKDKVQGVKSIVSQLNQAGRTEHVHHREVFRPWGKYDVIDLGKRDKVKRITVKPGHKLSLQMHHHRAEHWVVVAGIAKVTNDEKTYLVEEDQSTYIPLGHVHSLENPGDSPLEMIEVQTGSHLSEDDIIRYQDSYGRDVKCEQSDSPQNNKSN is encoded by the coding sequence ATGATTTTACCTGTCATTCTAGCTGGCGGCTCTGGTAGCCGCCTCTGGCCACTGTCTCGCGAGCTTTATCCTAAGCAATTTCTAAATATTGCTGGCGAACAATCGATGCTCCAGCAAACCCTTTTGCGTTTGCAAGGCCTTGAAGCGCACTTAAGTGATACCGAGTGTGCCGCTCCCTTCATTATCTGTAACGAAGAACACCGCTTTATTGCTGCAGAGCAAGCCCGATCGGCTAACATCGAACACAGTGGTATTCTGTTAGAGCCTGTAGGTCGAAACACAGCACCCGCCATCGCACTCGCAGCCTTACAGGCCTTAAGTCACTCGAACAGCAACCAACAGAACAAGTCAGATCCAATATTATTGGTACTGGCAGCCGATCATCACATCGCCAAAACGACCGAATTTCAGCAAACGGTAGCGAGAGGTGTCGAATACGCGAAACAAGGCAAACTCGTCACATTTGGTATTACTCCGAACGCACCCGAAACGGGCTATGGTTATATCAAGCAACGAGAGCCTCTCTCCCAAAGTGCTTATACGATTGAGTGTTTCGTTGAAAAGCCCGACCTAGCAACTGCAGAGCAGTACATTGATTCGGGACAATACCTATGGAACAGCGGTATGTTCATGTTTAGAGCATCACGCTACCTTGAAGAACTTGCTGAACATCGTCCAGAGATCTTAGCGGCCTGTAAACTCGCTCTCGCAAAGCAAAACACCGACCTCGACTTTATCCGTATTGACGCCGAAGCATTCAAAAGCAGCCCTAGCGACTCTATCGACTATGCAGTGATGGAAAAAACGTCACACGCTGCAGTAATTCCTATGGATGTTGGCTGGAATGATATTGGTTCATGGTCTGCAATCTGGGATGTCAGTGACAAGGATGAGCACAACAACGTGATTGAAGGCGATGTATTGACTGTCGATTCTCAGCACAACTATATCCATGCTGAAAATAAACTGGTTGCGACTGTGGGTGTCGAAAATCTGATTATTGTCGAAACTAAAGACGCTATATTGGTTGCGAACAAAGACAAAGTCCAGGGTGTGAAATCTATTGTTAGTCAGCTAAACCAAGCTGGTCGCACAGAACATGTTCATCACCGTGAGGTGTTTAGACCTTGGGGTAAATACGATGTGATCGACCTAGGCAAGCGCGATAAAGTTAAACGTATCACCGTAAAACCCGGTCACAAGCTCTCGCTACAAATGCATCACCATAGAGCGGAACACTGGGTTGTCGTCGCGGGCATCGCGAAGGTGACCAATGATGAGAAAACTTACCTAGTCGAAGAAGACCAATCTACCTACATTCCATTAGGGCATGTTCATAGCTTAGAAAACCCAGGTGATTCCCCATTGGAAATGATTGAAGTACAAACCGGCAGCCATTTGAGCGAAGACGACATCATCCGATATCAAGATAGCTATGGGCGAGACGTGAAATGCGAACAATCTGATTCACCTCAAAACAACAAATCGAACTAA
- a CDS encoding TrkA family potassium uptake protein, whose product MSDKQYAVIGLGRFGLSVCKELQSSGAQVLAVDIDEERVKEAAAFVSQAIVANCTSEETVKELRLDDYDMVMVSIGSDVNSSILTTLVVKESGAKAVWVKANDKFHGKILSKIGADHIIMPERDMGIRVARKMLDRRVLEFIDLGSGLAMTEIVIGAKLLGKQLRELKLCKETGVEVLGFKRGPNLTKAPELDVSLEIGDVVIIAGPKETLSRKLRNW is encoded by the coding sequence ATGAGCGACAAACAATATGCAGTTATCGGTTTAGGGCGTTTTGGGTTATCTGTATGCAAAGAGCTGCAAAGTTCAGGGGCGCAGGTGCTAGCCGTCGATATTGATGAAGAGCGAGTGAAAGAAGCCGCGGCTTTTGTTTCACAAGCGATTGTTGCTAACTGTACGAGCGAAGAAACGGTAAAAGAGTTAAGGCTAGACGATTATGACATGGTAATGGTGTCGATTGGCTCCGATGTTAACTCTAGCATTTTAACCACTTTGGTGGTTAAAGAGTCAGGCGCAAAAGCTGTCTGGGTGAAGGCGAACGATAAGTTCCACGGCAAGATCCTCTCTAAGATTGGTGCTGACCATATCATAATGCCAGAGCGCGATATGGGTATTCGTGTTGCGCGTAAGATGTTGGATAGACGTGTTCTTGAGTTTATCGACCTAGGTAGTGGTTTAGCGATGACCGAAATTGTTATCGGTGCCAAGTTGTTGGGTAAACAACTTCGCGAACTTAAGCTATGCAAAGAGACTGGCGTTGAAGTTCTTGGCTTCAAGCGTGGTCCAAACCTAACCAAAGCACCTGAGTTGGATGTGAGTTTAGAAATCGGTGATGTTGTGATCATTGCAGGGCCGAAAGAGACCTTGTCTAGAAAGCTACGTAATTGGTAA
- a CDS encoding phosphomannomutase CpsG (capsular polysaccharide biosynthesis protein; catalyzes the formation of D-mannose 6-phosphate from alpha-D-mannose 1-phosphate): MKSTLDLSCFKNNDIRGIIGEQIHEHFAFLLGKAFGEHVLCASAETSLDGSAQVVIGRDNRETSLSLQKAITKGLNESGISVIELGITGTEEIYFATRHLQAIGGIQITASHNPINYNGMKLVGIDASPISKDNGLDQIKQRIEILAQKLNSGLPISRVQASYSCKTASVLAPYVEHLLSYITPSRLSPLKIVVNAGNGVAGHVIDALEKKFNELNVPISFIKIHHTPDGKFPNGIPNPLIKDNQIATRDAVLTHSADLGIAWDGDFDRCFFFDEQGNYIEGYYIVGLLTEAFLLKEPSATLLHDMRMTWNTIEVANKLGGNAVGVKAGHALIKEKMRELNAVYGGEMSAHHYFRDFGYCDSGMIPWLLVIELISKTQQSLHQLIRSSMGKFPSSGEINREVVNPELVMDRVLSCYQENALNIDHTDGISLNMGEWRFNLRKSNTEPLIRLNVETRQDRTLLSQKVEELLHLIK; encoded by the coding sequence ATGAAATCAACATTAGACCTGAGCTGCTTTAAGAATAACGATATCCGCGGCATCATTGGTGAACAAATCCATGAACATTTCGCCTTTCTGCTTGGAAAGGCATTTGGCGAACACGTACTTTGTGCTTCAGCTGAAACGTCACTCGATGGCTCCGCTCAGGTAGTGATTGGCCGTGATAACCGCGAAACGTCCCTTTCATTACAAAAAGCTATCACCAAAGGCTTAAACGAATCTGGAATAAGCGTAATAGAGCTTGGTATTACAGGTACTGAAGAGATTTACTTTGCAACTCGCCACCTACAAGCGATTGGCGGGATTCAAATTACTGCCAGCCACAACCCAATCAATTACAACGGAATGAAATTAGTAGGTATTGACGCTAGCCCTATCAGCAAAGACAACGGCTTAGATCAAATCAAACAACGCATTGAGATTTTGGCTCAAAAGCTCAACAGCGGTTTACCTATCAGTCGCGTACAAGCCTCTTATTCTTGTAAAACGGCCAGTGTTCTCGCTCCGTACGTCGAGCACCTACTCTCTTATATCACCCCATCAAGGCTGTCACCGTTGAAGATTGTGGTTAACGCAGGGAACGGTGTTGCTGGGCATGTCATTGACGCGTTAGAGAAGAAGTTTAACGAACTGAATGTTCCTATCTCTTTCATCAAAATTCATCACACTCCAGATGGAAAGTTCCCAAACGGTATTCCAAACCCCTTAATCAAAGACAACCAGATTGCTACACGAGATGCTGTGCTAACTCATTCCGCAGACCTTGGTATCGCATGGGATGGCGATTTCGACCGTTGCTTTTTCTTTGATGAACAAGGCAATTACATTGAGGGTTACTATATCGTTGGTCTGCTCACCGAAGCATTCTTACTGAAAGAGCCTAGCGCCACTTTGTTGCACGATATGCGTATGACATGGAATACGATTGAAGTTGCTAACAAGCTTGGTGGAAACGCTGTTGGCGTCAAAGCTGGACATGCTCTGATTAAAGAGAAGATGCGAGAACTGAATGCGGTGTACGGTGGAGAAATGAGTGCACATCACTACTTCCGTGATTTTGGGTATTGCGACTCGGGAATGATTCCTTGGCTGTTAGTGATTGAGTTGATTAGTAAGACTCAACAGTCTCTCCACCAACTCATCAGATCAAGCATGGGCAAATTCCCTTCTTCAGGAGAGATCAATCGCGAGGTAGTAAACCCTGAGCTAGTTATGGATCGAGTATTGTCATGCTACCAAGAAAATGCTTTAAACATCGATCATACCGATGGAATCAGTCTCAACATGGGCGAATGGCGTTTCAACTTGAGAAAGTCCAATACCGAACCATTAATACGCCTTAACGTAGAAACCAGACAAGATCGAACTTTGTTGTCACAAAAAGTGGAAGAGCTACTTCACCTAATCAAATAG
- a CDS encoding OmpA family protein — MKKLSKIMCAVVAASGLAAAPSIAATTYVGAKVGVGWLDSACVSGEKCDDDAIGAGIYSGYNFNDKFGIELSSDFLGDYKTSFSKNGTTAAFSDPLIAISLTPMYRLPVQQEFDVFFKAGPAYISHGGEDDVVLSAGIGVEKQLSSDWALRVEYQYFDDFDDNFVQDLNSNLLSVGVSYNFGTGNTTASAAAAAASAAAAAAVTQAPSEPITEPAVVVEEKSTVVVTKAQTESYSQEMFATNSTELSTDGKIALQPLVEILKAHPQSTVVVVGHTDSTGAAEYNMMISKKRAAAVAAHIEEQGIEAERITATGEGEDNPVASNDTAEGRAQNRRVDATIPGFEYQEEVKVEEVIVETAE; from the coding sequence ATGAAAAAATTGTCAAAAATCATGTGTGCTGTTGTAGCCGCTTCAGGCTTAGCAGCAGCTCCTTCTATTGCTGCAACGACTTACGTGGGTGCAAAAGTGGGCGTGGGCTGGCTAGACAGCGCATGCGTAAGCGGCGAAAAGTGTGATGATGATGCAATTGGTGCTGGCATCTACTCTGGTTACAATTTTAATGACAAGTTTGGTATTGAGCTAAGCTCAGACTTCCTTGGCGACTACAAGACAAGCTTTTCAAAGAACGGCACAACAGCTGCGTTCAGCGATCCACTGATCGCAATCTCTCTAACTCCAATGTACCGTCTACCAGTACAACAAGAATTTGACGTATTCTTCAAAGCAGGGCCTGCATACATTTCACACGGTGGCGAAGATGACGTTGTTCTTTCTGCTGGTATCGGTGTAGAGAAGCAGCTTTCTTCTGATTGGGCACTACGTGTTGAATACCAATACTTTGACGACTTCGACGACAACTTCGTTCAAGACCTAAACTCGAACCTACTGTCTGTTGGTGTTAGCTACAACTTCGGTACTGGTAACACAACTGCATCAGCGGCGGCAGCAGCAGCTTCTGCGGCAGCGGCAGCGGCAGTGACACAAGCACCATCAGAGCCAATCACAGAGCCTGCAGTTGTTGTCGAAGAGAAAAGTACTGTTGTAGTGACTAAAGCACAAACAGAGAGCTACTCTCAAGAAATGTTCGCAACTAACAGCACAGAACTGTCTACAGACGGTAAGATTGCACTACAACCTCTAGTTGAAATTCTTAAAGCTCACCCTCAATCGACTGTTGTTGTTGTTGGTCACACTGACTCAACAGGCGCTGCTGAATACAACATGATGATCTCTAAGAAACGTGCTGCTGCAGTTGCTGCACACATCGAAGAGCAAGGTATCGAAGCTGAGCGTATCACTGCTACAGGTGAAGGTGAAGATAACCCAGTTGCATCAAACGATACAGCTGAAGGTCGTGCTCAAAACCGTCGTGTTGACGCAACGATCCCTGGTTTCGAATACCAAGAAGAAGTAAAAGTTGAAGAAGTTATCGTAGAAACTGCTGAATAA
- a CDS encoding TrkH family potassium uptake protein produces MNSLKRKGTFYTLKRDEKPRKGSEPKIILTSFLGVLIPSAILLTMPVFSVTGLSFTDALFTATSAISVTGLGVVDTGEHFTLAGKILLMFLMQVGGLGQMTLSAVLLYMFGVRLSLKQQALAKEALGQDRKINLRKLVKKIIIFALVAEFIGFVLLCFRWVPEMGWATGSFYALFHAISAFNNAGFALFSDSMMSFVDDPLVIFTLAALFIFGGLGFTVVGDLSSNWRKGFRHLHLHTKIMLTATPTLLLVGTVLFWLLERSNSATMEGLSTQGQWLAAFFQSASARTAGFNSVDLSQYTQPALLVMIVLMLIGAGSTSTGGGIKVSTFAVAFVATWTFLRQKKHVVMFKRTVTWQAVTKSLAIIVVSGALLTTAMFLLMLTEKAAFDRVMFEVISAFATVGLTAGLTANLTEPGKYIMIVVMVIGRIGPLTLAYMLARPEPSLLKYPEDTVLTG; encoded by the coding sequence ATGAATTCGTTAAAACGAAAAGGTACTTTCTACACGCTTAAGAGAGACGAAAAGCCACGTAAAGGCTCCGAACCTAAGATTATTCTGACGAGTTTCTTAGGGGTTCTTATCCCTTCGGCCATACTGCTGACGATGCCTGTTTTCTCTGTTACAGGGCTTAGCTTTACGGATGCGTTGTTTACCGCGACTTCCGCGATCAGTGTGACGGGTTTGGGTGTTGTTGATACGGGTGAGCACTTCACCCTGGCTGGTAAAATCTTACTGATGTTTTTGATGCAAGTGGGCGGGTTAGGGCAGATGACCTTATCAGCGGTACTTCTGTACATGTTTGGTGTTCGGTTAAGCCTGAAGCAACAAGCATTAGCGAAAGAAGCATTGGGACAAGATCGTAAGATTAACCTTCGAAAACTGGTCAAGAAGATCATCATTTTTGCGTTAGTCGCTGAATTTATCGGCTTTGTGTTGCTCTGTTTCCGGTGGGTTCCTGAAATGGGATGGGCAACAGGGAGCTTTTACGCACTTTTTCATGCGATATCAGCCTTCAATAACGCAGGCTTTGCTCTGTTTTCAGATAGTATGATGAGCTTTGTTGACGACCCATTAGTGATTTTTACGCTCGCGGCTCTGTTCATTTTTGGTGGTTTAGGCTTCACGGTAGTGGGTGACCTATCTAGTAATTGGCGTAAAGGGTTCAGACATCTACATTTACATACCAAGATAATGCTGACAGCAACGCCGACTCTACTGTTAGTGGGTACGGTATTGTTCTGGTTGTTGGAGAGAAGCAACTCCGCGACCATGGAAGGGCTATCGACACAAGGACAATGGCTTGCGGCATTTTTCCAATCGGCGAGTGCTCGTACTGCAGGCTTTAACAGTGTCGATTTATCTCAATACACACAGCCTGCTTTATTGGTGATGATTGTCTTGATGCTGATTGGTGCTGGCTCTACCTCAACAGGTGGCGGTATTAAGGTATCAACCTTTGCGGTTGCATTCGTAGCGACTTGGACGTTCTTGCGTCAGAAGAAGCATGTAGTGATGTTTAAGCGCACTGTCACATGGCAAGCAGTAACCAAGTCATTGGCCATTATTGTGGTCAGTGGGGCGCTATTAACCACCGCAATGTTTTTGTTGATGCTTACTGAAAAAGCCGCGTTTGATCGAGTCATGTTTGAGGTGATCTCTGCTTTTGCAACGGTAGGGTTAACTGCCGGATTAACTGCGAACCTGACGGAGCCAGGCAAATACATCATGATTGTTGTGATGGTCATCGGGCGTATTGGGCCTTTGACTCTTGCGTATATGTTAGCTCGTCCAGAACCTTCTTTACTCAAGTATCCAGAAGATACTGTGTTAACGGGTTAA
- a CDS encoding phosphonoacetaldehyde hydrolase translates to MNTTSPIQAVIFDWAGTIVDFGSFAPTSIFVEAFKQGFDFDIDLAEAREPMGIGKWDHIQAVGRIPAVDARWNAQFGRSMTGEDVDAIYAAFMPLQKAKVADHAAPILNAIEVVNNLKQKNVKIGSCSGYPREVMDVLIPAAADYGYRPDNVVATDDLPQGGRPAPFMALKNVIDLGVTNVAACVKVDDAAPGIDEGHNAGMWTVGLVLSGNEAGLTYQEYLDADEATLASAREKASVKLNKSNPHYLIDTITDLPGVIADIEKRLLSGERP, encoded by the coding sequence ATGAACACAACATCACCTATCCAAGCGGTTATCTTTGACTGGGCTGGCACTATCGTTGATTTTGGGTCGTTTGCTCCAACTAGCATCTTCGTTGAAGCATTCAAACAAGGTTTCGACTTTGACATCGACTTAGCTGAAGCTCGTGAACCTATGGGTATCGGTAAATGGGATCACATCCAAGCGGTGGGTCGAATCCCTGCTGTTGATGCTCGTTGGAATGCCCAGTTCGGACGTTCGATGACCGGTGAAGACGTTGATGCGATCTACGCGGCATTCATGCCTCTTCAAAAAGCGAAAGTAGCCGACCACGCAGCACCGATTTTAAACGCGATAGAAGTGGTAAATAACCTTAAACAGAAGAACGTGAAGATCGGTTCTTGTTCAGGGTACCCACGCGAAGTAATGGATGTGCTAATTCCTGCGGCTGCAGATTATGGCTACCGACCAGACAACGTCGTTGCAACGGATGACTTACCTCAAGGCGGTCGACCAGCTCCATTCATGGCGCTTAAAAACGTCATTGATCTAGGCGTGACCAACGTTGCAGCGTGTGTGAAAGTGGATGACGCAGCACCGGGTATCGATGAAGGTCACAATGCAGGTATGTGGACGGTAGGACTTGTTCTGTCTGGTAACGAAGCAGGCTTAACGTATCAAGAATACTTAGATGCAGACGAAGCAACACTGGCATCAGCACGTGAAAAAGCGAGCGTGAAGCTAAACAAATCAAACCCTCACTACCTGATCGATACCATCACCGACTTACCTGGAGTGATTGCAGATATCGAAAAGCGTTTACTGTCAGGGGAACGCCCTTAA
- a CDS encoding mechanosensitive ion channel family protein: MNEFLTQVQTYINQSHSDWANSVLFITIASFLAWVAWRIIHNRLEILVQKTPFHWDDLLLEALKTPVSTLLWCWPATVSIGLILQDQFGNEINWLKTLKHILIICTFVWFTLRMITNTEAYVLEQKTRDETTVQAIAKVARLFFMVMGGLTIMQAFGLSLSGLLTFGGVGGLIVGLAAKDLLSNFFGGMMIYFDRPFKVGDWIRSPDRQIEGTVERIGWRMTIIRTFDKRPLYVPNSVFSNIVVENPSRMLNRRINETFGLRYQDASKLALIVDDVKAMLETHRDIDAKQTLIVNFDKFGPSTLNFFIYTFTKTVNWVRYHEVKQDVLLQVLAIIHKHNADIAFPTQTLKIDPQGFNEAQDIVMSNPEVHR; the protein is encoded by the coding sequence ATGAATGAATTTTTAACCCAAGTACAAACCTACATTAACCAGAGCCATAGTGATTGGGCGAACAGTGTCCTATTCATCACTATTGCGAGTTTTCTTGCTTGGGTAGCTTGGCGAATTATCCACAATCGCTTAGAAATTCTGGTACAGAAAACCCCTTTCCACTGGGATGACCTGTTATTAGAAGCACTAAAAACCCCAGTCAGTACGTTACTTTGGTGTTGGCCAGCTACGGTCTCTATCGGGCTGATCCTTCAAGACCAGTTTGGCAATGAAATCAACTGGTTAAAAACACTAAAGCACATATTAATCATATGTACCTTCGTTTGGTTTACCTTACGAATGATTACCAACACTGAAGCATATGTCTTAGAGCAAAAAACCAGAGACGAAACCACAGTACAAGCTATCGCGAAAGTCGCTCGCTTGTTCTTTATGGTAATGGGTGGCCTGACGATCATGCAGGCATTTGGGCTCAGCCTATCAGGCTTGCTGACCTTTGGTGGTGTGGGTGGTTTGATTGTCGGTTTGGCGGCAAAAGATCTACTATCGAATTTCTTTGGCGGGATGATGATTTACTTCGACCGTCCTTTTAAAGTCGGCGATTGGATTCGCTCTCCCGATCGTCAAATCGAAGGTACTGTCGAACGTATTGGCTGGCGCATGACCATCATTCGCACCTTCGATAAACGCCCATTGTACGTGCCAAACTCGGTATTCAGTAACATTGTGGTGGAGAACCCGTCTCGAATGTTGAACCGCCGAATCAATGAAACCTTCGGGCTTCGTTACCAAGACGCGAGCAAGCTGGCTCTCATTGTGGATGACGTCAAAGCCATGCTTGAAACGCACCGAGATATCGATGCTAAGCAGACGCTCATCGTGAACTTCGATAAGTTTGGGCCATCAACGCTGAACTTCTTTATCTACACCTTCACCAAAACCGTCAACTGGGTGAGATACCATGAAGTTAAGCAAGATGTATTACTGCAGGTGCTAGCCATTATTCACAAGCACAATGCGGATATCGCCTTCCCAACACAAACACTCAAAATCGACCCGCAAGGTTTTAACGAAGCTCAAGACATAGTCATGTCCAATCCGGAAGTTCATCGATAA
- a CDS encoding OsmC family protein, with translation MQAEVKWVEGFKFLGQSQSGHSVVMDGSGGATAPSPMEMVLMAAGGCSSVDVVDGLKSAGQNITGCNAKLETTRRETAPKIFTVINIHFEVSGDNLDPELVAKVCADSLEKYCSVCLMLGAGVEMTHSWEIV, from the coding sequence ATGCAAGCAGAAGTTAAATGGGTCGAAGGCTTTAAATTCCTAGGTCAATCTCAATCTGGCCACTCTGTAGTAATGGATGGCAGTGGTGGTGCAACCGCGCCAAGCCCTATGGAAATGGTCCTTATGGCCGCTGGTGGTTGTAGCTCTGTTGATGTCGTCGATGGTTTGAAATCTGCGGGCCAGAACATCACAGGCTGCAATGCAAAACTTGAAACGACACGTCGTGAAACAGCACCAAAAATCTTTACCGTCATTAACATTCACTTTGAAGTGTCTGGTGACAACCTTGATCCTGAGTTGGTTGCTAAAGTATGTGCTGATTCGCTAGAAAAATACTGTTCAGTATGTCTAATGTTAGGTGCTGGCGTAGAAATGACTCACAGCTGGGAAATCGTTTAG